The DNA sequence GTTGTTACCAATCAGTTGTGATATTTGTATGATGTACAAAATTGTTACAAAAGGCATATGTGATTTACAAACAATTGCAATTCTACTATACAACTGGCTAAAGTCAATGTTAAAAACGAAGCATAATCAAGAATGTCTGCTGTTGAAATGAGCtattggggggggaaaaaaaatcacagttctaTTTAATCAAGGcccggggccagatacggcccgcctcatcattttatgtggcccccgaagacaaattgtgcatcgacatcatgtgtcaatactaaaactacaaattgtcttcacttttaaagaaatagatatgCTAAAAAATGTTGTTACTATTCAtctttgaaaaatatttcaacAGTTTTAGTCTCTTAGTTTCAAACctaagtttgttgtgtagccaatTCTGTATATAATAAAAGACGTtgataaaaatgagtttgacactcctgCTTTACGGATTATGCACGAACCAAGCTGTAattttttagattcctacccgtTCTATGGACGGAGGTTCATTAACATTGATAAATTTGACAATTTATATAGGAAAATATTTCCTGCTGAAACATGTTGCATGTTCTACAGCAACACATTGCACCAGTCAAAACAAACACTACAATAACGGTGAAACAGCAATAAAGTGcagaggttttaaaaaaaaaaaaaaaaaatgcactgggACTGACCTATGCAGTCACAAAAGCAATATACATATAATCTAAAATGCCTTTTTcatcatatttttctttttttatattaacACGGAGCTTCATATGAATGCACCTAGACTTGGCCAAGGCCTTCAACCAAAGCAGAGTAAAATGTCTAGTATATGTTTAAATGGATAAGATATACTCTAACAGATGTGAGCTGATCTACGAACGATATATTCTCATTCAGATTCAGATGAATGCGACAAATTAGCTCAGTAACAAAGCGGCCGCCGTCACCAAGGATCTTCTCACATCGCCTACCTTTTTTTTAGCAACACATTAAGTCTGCTGAATTTAAGAGACGTTTCATTCCTGCTTCTTTGCCCGACGCAAAAATTCCTCATCTCTCCGGAATCAACAAGAAGAAAGGTAGTAAACATTGAACATGTTCTATGTGGAAAATACTGGACTGCCTACGATCAGCGCCAACTACAGCAACGACAGCTGAAACATTAACAATATTGATATGGTAAAAAATAGAGAGCCAAAAATCACATCAATATAGAATTCTCCTCATAGATATGGAACCACAGGGTCTCTAAGGTGGTCAACGCAAACCTACCGACGTTAGCGAATACGATAAGAACAGGAAAAGCACATGAATCTTATTCCTCTCACAGAGAGCGCTCACATGGTTGTTTCTACAATGGTGTGGGTGGGCTTGATGGAGCCGCTGTTCCCATTGGGGTCCAGGGGCTGAGTCAGCTCGCTGTTTTTCGGCACCATGTACTCTTTGGGCCGGGAGCTCACGCCTGACTTTGCCGGGGCCGCCACCGCTTTGATCCGCTGCGGGAAAGAGGCCGtcaaataaataacatttaGCCAGCGATCACTTTTACTATGATGCTTGTCTTCAATAGAGTCATCAAATGCGATttacagaaaaaatattttggggacACTTGGAGAGCTAATTAGTTTTTGAGGTGGTACTTGGTGGAAAATGTTTGCGAACCACTGACTGATTATTTATGAAGCAAAATGTAGGTGAAGCCATTTCTTCATTTTTCTCTAACTTCATTTGCAAGGATGTAAAGATGTGGATGTTGCTCACATCCCCACTTTGTATCCACTCACTTCAATGAGGGGTCCTTCAGATTGCAAGATCTTGATGACCATCACCATGGGGATACAGATCATGGAGGACAAGGCCAAGCACCAGCCCAGGCCGATGGCCCAGTCAGGGTATTCGTACACTTTGTTATAGGTCAAAGGCTTGTACTTGACCAGCGAGAAGACAAAACAGCCCTGAGGGGCAAACACAAATCGGGTTTTATAGTTCAAAGTCTGACATTGGCCAGGTTTCATGGTAGAAAAGTTATAACGACAGTGATGGTCTCACCATGCAGAGGACTGGTGTGATGATGGTCCAGCTCCATTTCATCCACGGGTTTGGTCTGTAGCCAATCATATCCTCAACTGCATCGTAAAAATTATCAACTCCTGACACATATCGATGGGAGGAAAACTTTTGTTATTGAGAAATAGCCTCCAATACCCATCAACATGGAAATTGCTTTACAAGCGCTTATCTGTCTGTGCGAATGATATCATATCTTGTTACAATCATACAGCTTGATAGACACAGAGTATTTTCCGGGTAGCACTAGTTCACTCGGTCATCTATCCATTTCTcaacacatttattaaaaacacacatacacggtTTTTGGCAGAGGAAAATACAGATTAACAATTAATTGAGCAATTCATTTGAGAAAAGCATaatgcatacattttttttccccaatggaTTTCAGTGGtcgtaaattatattttcacCGTTCGTGTGCCAGCCTAGTGCTAATTCCTCGTGATTAGCGTTCCGTCACCTCAATGTCAAAATCATCATGAAAGCGTAGCACGATAATGAAACACTGAGGTCTTACTTTGGACGGCCAAACATTTGCACACTTGCATATGGGTACACCAAATCTcctaaaatgtattttgttcattATGCTTGCTAATGTGATCTTGTGCTCATTAATGCTAACAGTAACCAAAATGTCCACCCTGTCAGCAAACTctcatattttcccattactaTGTACATTGTTCACTGTTAAATATAGATTAAGTCTAAACTATGGAGCATTTCTTTcactgtaaaaaataaataaaattaaattaaaaaaaaagaaaagaaaatccacAGGCGCAGAGTTCAGTTGTGTTTTTTGCAACTCTTTGGGATCATTACTTTGCTAAACAACTCACAGAAACCGATCAAAGTCACGTCCACTTACCATAAACCCAGGCTACAGCAATGCATTCAAAAAATGCAACCCACAAAAGGCACACACCGCTGGCTGCATAGTAGTCAAAGAGTTGAAACACGTACATGCCACCCTGGGGAAGAAGAATAGTGGCATCAATCTGAGTGTGTGCAACTGAAGAGAGTTGGAAGGCGACATTAAAAACAACGGGTAGGCCGGGATGTCGAATGTTAAGCACAAGAATGTCGGTGCCCGACCGGCTGAAGCAGAGTTCAACAGGTGCTGAAAGTACGTGCAAGATGACCAACTGTTCCATTCTAGGATGCACAAGAATGCCAGGAGAGAAAATGTAGCAAGCCATATTTGGTCGCAACACGAAGGCCAGCGGAAAGTCGGTGACGTGACCGAGAGTCTCTTTTGCTTCTCCAAATAGAATCAACACAGGCTAAAAATGAGGACTTACCTTGGTTACCATGGCGAGTCCCAGGAGATAGCTTAGGAAACACATGATGGCGATGAAGATCTCTCGCCGGTAACCCTGCCTGAGGAGGGCCGGATACAGATCCACAATGGACGTGATCTGTCCTTCCACCTCAACAAACTGCAAAAGCAAAATGATTGACGTTATCCAGAGTAGGCATTTTTACCAATTTAATATATGATCATTTTTTGGTTTTATCAAGAGTGGAGAAAAATACTATTTACATAGTAAAACAAATCGTACTCTATTTTCCGCCATCTACTGTATGTCCTACATTGAGCACATACCTGGCTGTCAAGACCAAGTAGCAGCAGCATGATAAAGAAGAGGATGGCCCAGAAAGTTGGCAACGGCATCATGGACACTGCTTTAGGGTAAGCGATGAAAGCCAAGCCGGGACCTGGAGGGAAAACAGATTGGGGAAGGGGAGGAGAGGGGGTAAAGGACAGCGTTAACAACGCTTGGCTAATTTAAGATTGGACGACAAGCATAttggggtaaaaaaaatatatacgtatagtGAGGCTGAACATGGTTTGTCACCCTCTCAActatacaagaagtatgacctcATCTAGCGAACAGCtcaaaggtttaaaaaaaaaaagtttgcattgCGAGCTGAGTCATTATAAATATCTACAGACGCTTTTGTGTTCGGTAGGTGTTAACTTGCAGGAAAGCAATAAAGATAATAACATTAGTCATAATGAAAGCAACACAAACTCAGCCTCATTGTAACAGACCGTTTATACATTAACTTGGGTTTTAATTAGTCATATAGTTCACCTAGTCACTCATACTGTCCATAAAACGCACCTTCAAAAAAATGCATCGGAGCGAAGTAACACCTCAGTTAGATCTTAAAATATAGTACTGGAATAAAAACATGACTCAAGCTTTTACTATCTTACATTTACAACTGAACAAAGCATTGCGTGTGTGATGATACCAATACCGTGGAAAGCCACAACCCATTTTGTTCACCGATCTAGGCCATCATTCACAACAGCGCTTTCAATGTTAACTACTCAGCTCCTATTCTTTGTCGGAAAAAACACTGGCCATCGTATGGCATGAGAACTTGGCGCTAGCAAATACGATAAACCTTTACTGAGTCCACAAATGGATATTCTGACAAAGcagtgcacaatgaagacaGATAATGCATACCCAACAAGCGATATACAGCATAACAACCCGACAGGTATGACAAATATGCTCTTCAACATGAAAAGAATAAACAGCAGCTGaatactttgatttttttaactGTTGCTAAAATGCGGCCAAGTGGGTTGCTCCTTCcccattattaaaataattgagCAAACTACTTTCTTTGGGGCGAAAGAGGAGAATGAATTGAGACTGtcgctgcaaaaaaaacaaacatacaatcggCAACTCAGCTAAACACAATTAAGTAACTCACCTTCACCAATgtacagcagcaaaaaaaaactctACCCTGTATTGTATTTGGAATCCACATATTATATACTTAACAGTATTCTCATTATTATGGCAAAATTCTCTCTAATATAGGAGAGTGATTATtttaagaagctgttggcaatgaGCAATTGTTCCATCTAGTACATTTCGACATAAGACATAGTATTAATTCTTCAAAGTATCTGACATAATGCGCTAATAAACCTGTTAGCAGCTATACGAGTGACTTGGTGAACTGCAGAACAAATTAAATGAAGTGGGTGGTAAAGAGGTTGTCTGGTGTCACATGACAGAGTCCACTTGGTTTTAAGCATCATCAAACCGCTGCGCTCTCGTTaaagaggaaaataaaaacaccGTGTACGTGCAGCCATCACACTCGTACAGCCATGATCGTGTCATTTGAGGTCACGAGACTGCATTGGGGTTGAAGCCAAGCAAGAGTTGATTTAACTACAGCAGCGAGCATACGGAAAGGCAGGACATCTCAatcaaggaaaaagaaaagaaatccaAAACGGATGTCATCCACCTCTGGCGATTCACAGCTTGTTAACGGAactgagaggaagaggaggaggaggaggaggaagaggagaatcaCTGGCAGCGAGGAGCTCATGGCCAATGATTGCACGCGAGGCCCAATCTTCTTAGCTGTGTCCCTGAGCTACACCAGGACACGAGCAGCTTGAATGTGGGACACGAGGACGCAAAAGGGAAGCTGCATGGGTGCGCTTGTTGAAGTCATGTCAAGCCAATCCCCTGGCACCTGACCCACACCGTGAAATCTGCCCTTCGCAGAGTGAAGCAGGAATCACATCAGTTCTTTGGGGCTTTATTTTCTTTCCCAAGGAGTGTGCAATTGCCGATCCCCTCCACCCCCGATTTCAGCAgcgtttcttattttttttcattcgattttttttttttgggctaaaTCTCCAATTGTCTTTTCTGTTTGGCAGCAGCGCCTACCATCGCTACTGCCAGCAGCACCTCGAACCCTCGTACCTGACTCTGCCACATCGGCAATGTCCACCCCTTGTTCTTGTGCCATGAAGCCCAGGACGGAAAATATTGCGAAGCCAGACACAAAGCTGGTGCCGCTGTTGAGGACTCCCAGCAGCAAACAGTCCCTATGTCACACATATGTCATGAAGGTTGTTAATGAACACAGACGGAACCGAAGTTCCCATTCTCTTTTTACGTAGCCGTCTGAGACGCATCACTACTGCCCAgccgcccccctccctctcccggAGGAGCTGTCGCTCACCTGTAGCAgttgtatttgtatttgttgtaGCTCCCCAGCGATGTCATGGCACCCAAACAAATGGCGTAGGAGAAGAAAATCTGGGTACCCGCGTCAATCCACACCTTTGAGTTGGAACAAGAGGACTTGGTGACTAACACGTCACAAGCATTGAAATGAATTTACCACAGATGTCTGTTACTAAACGAGAGTATTGCCAAACCTAAGTCATATCTTCATTGTAAGTGTTAAGGgttagatttttttgtttttaacagcCAAATTATTGACGATTGAAATTTTATTCCGCAAATATCAGAATCGGACTTCTAAAATCCATATCGGTTTGGCCCGAGCTGGCTAAACATATCAAATTAATTTACTCTATTGAAACAAATTGAAATGCAATTAATCTGTAAcagcaccccccaaaaaaagtgttgttatgcagaaaaaaataatattaaaaaatattgaaatatttaaaataaaatgttataatattttggacttatttgaataattctTTGCAAATGTGAGCAAAAAAACCCCCCACAAGATTTGTCCATAAACAATCCCCAACTTGTAACCTGAATATTAAATTCTGCTTGTGGATAACGCACAAAGACATTTCCAGCGTTACCTCTGGGTCCTGCAGGCGAGTCAGGTTGGGGTAAAGGTAAAACTTGATGCCCTCCGATGCCCCCGGCAGGGTCACTCCTCGTACGAGCAGCACAATCAGCATCACAAACGGGAAGGTTGCTGTTATGTACACAACCTAGATCAGACAAAGATGGCATTAGTTTTGTCTTATATCATTGCCTTTTGGTCAACTGTGTTCAGAATACAGCAAAAGATAAGTCTAGCTTTCAAATACAGGTAATATTTATAGGAGAATTCATTTGCTTTGCTGTCCTGACCCAGTTTAGGGgagaccaaataaaaaaaacaataatcatCATAGACCACATTCCACTCACTTTCCCAGTGGACTTGACTCCTTTCCAGATGCAGAAGAAGCAGATAACCCACACTGCCAACAGACAAAGGGCCAGATCCCACTTGAGGGGCCCGATTTCTTCGATCCCAGAGGAGATGCTCAGGACGTTACGTCTGCGCGGGATGCACATTGTCATTTTTTATGACACTGGTCAGAGAATTTTACAAATAACAGCCAGTCAGTCAATACTCACTCCCAGAATTCTGTAACAGGGGAGGTAAAATTGGTAGCGTTGGCCATCAGCCAAAGGGACTTGTTTTTTCGAACCGTGTCCTCCACACAATTTTCTGTGTTCCAGGGCTGCTTGCATTTGGCCCAGGGGAGCTCAGGCTGAAAGCACTGAAATAGGTAGTAGAGACCCCAGGCCAAGATCACTATGTAGTAGATATTCAGCAGGGAGACGATCACGATTGAGGCATAGCCAATACCTGCAGACAAGAAAGAGGAAATTAAATGGGCCGTTAGTGCTTGCCACTTAAGTGCACCAGTTTATACATTGATCAAATAATCCACCAATGTGAATTCAGAAGGGCAGAagctacaggaaaaaaaaatagaagccaAAGTCACCATAAGCTAATGTAATAGAGCACTTATGGAaagttttcaaatttgaattgtaGGTGCTAAGACACTTGACACGGCTATGAAGATGCCAAATCCAAAATCAAGCGCGTGATGCTATCATATGGACCATAAGCTCCGAGCAATGTTTCCACAACATCGCAGGGAACAGTGCAATGAAGAACGGCGGAAGCTCTCAAAGTGAACCTGATAAAATGTCGACGTGCTGTGACTTCTGACATTACCGTTACGAGTCAAGTTGTCTTGCCAGATCGTGACTCGTTTTAGCTCCGTCGTCGTCCTCCAAAAGCCGCTGGGGGAAAAATTTGGCTCTTAAGTTGCCAAATTCTTCCACTGCGGCTAACTTTGTCAGCGGCAACCATAAAACCAAACAGCTGCCGAGTGATAATTTGCTGTGGATTTGACACTATGCAGCTCCACACCtttcacacactttttttttttttttattgatttgagCCATTGTAAAAGCGCCTCTTCCATATTTGATTTCATATGCAGTATGTAAGCATGTTTATATTCAATGTGAAGCTTTTAAAGATGATTTACTCATGCAACGTCCGTTTGTGTATAAGGTCATCTGCTCCAGGCACAGAATGTTCATGGAACACCATCTGTTCATTAATTCTCTCTCCACACTTTTTAACACATCTGCACAGAGCTTCATTTTACAGACCTATTGTTTATTTCAGTTCTCAAAACTTCACAGTAGCACGAGGACGAACTTATTACCGTAATTCCCAGACTATAAACTGCTACTTTTTGCGCAACCTTTGAACTCTGCAACTTATCTATGAATTTTTGATATTGTAAGAGGATTTGTTTTAGTAATTCAGGTAATGAAAATGAGCAcatttgatttaaaacaccagCGGTTTATAGTCTGGAGCGATTTATACGGGATTTTCCACTAATTTTAGTTTGTGCAGTTTATACTCTGGACATAACGGTAGTTTTGTTAGAGCATGAAGACAAATCTCTGAACTTATCCAAAATCAAGATGACAAATAGTAACTCGATGTGTTCAACTATTCATTTATGCATAATACAaatttgtaaataaaaacaaatccttGAGTACTGCTCATGTAAATAagtttctttttcatttcagtTGCCGCACGACGGTTTCCCTTATTATCTTATCACCGACATGTGGGGCAAAGGGTACATGggcaaacaaaacataaaattcGAACAGACACAGCACGTCTCATTTTGTTAGGGTTTTGATGTCCTTAATCAACGTCTGCACAAGATTAGCGATGAAATTTCATGACAAATTGTCCATTGTTCTACCAGTGAGCTATTCATGTTCCAAGGGTCCACAGCACAACTAGATACCGAAAAAGACGTCCGTGTAAACAAAGCGCTGTTGTTGAGCAACTCATTACAACTACCGATAGCCattctcataaatgaggtcaacgAGGGGGGAAGCATCTCTCTGATTTTGTGCTATTCTTGGATGACTTTGCTGTGAACCTCAACAAAGAATTGCTTGCTCCCCTCTTGCTTGCCCTACAGTATTTTTATACAAATCACTTTGACACCTCATCATGCCAAATGGAAACCCATGTGCATGTGACAGGGGCGATAAAAAGCTTTCAAGGTGGGGACTCATGACGTGTGCTTAGCCACTTTGTGGATACGTGCAGACTTTTGTACCCGAGACGGCCACTATGGCGGGTGGGCGCAGTGCCTACACTCTACGTGTTCCGTATCACGGGCCACAACAAAACCTGACCAAAACAGCGTGCCTTCGTCTTTAGAAATATCCTCAATGTGAAAAACAGGGTAGTGGCAACACATCATGCAGTGCTCATTGCTAGGcaacttctcttttttttttgtcttgtctgTTTCTATGACAACCAAGAACccatcacacgcacacacaagctgCAATGCATCATCTGTGCCTTTGTATGTGCTCATCTTCAATGCTGAAGAATGATTGTCTATTAATGATCAGCTCTTAATTTTTGGGGGATTTAAGGAAAGGTGTCACCCATCTGCAGAGACTCAACTTTAGTGGTCCAGAGAGACATTTCATGATTTCATGgtacatgaaaaaatgaaatcCACCCCCAACCCCAATATTAGGAGCTCCTAATATAACAGTGAATCTCTAACAGCAATGATCATCAACTGGTGGGCCCTGGGCTGGATCTGGACCGCCAAATTGGTCAATCTGGCCCACAACTGGATTCCATAATTATGAGGATCAAAGAAAATATCAGCAGCAATGAATTTTTTCTGTCCCCGACTGCGGGGATTGCCTAGATGTCCCTGTCCCGAGAAATTTGCCATGGATAACATAAAATGTATGCATTGCGGTAATCTGACAGCCAGAAAAGTTCTCAAACTGAATTTTGGGATGGAAACTCAAACTTAGATAACGGTGCTGATCTCTCACAGCACCCGAATGTCCTCTAGCACAGTGGCTGAGAATTACTGATGGTCAGTAACTTCAAACATCTGATCAGCAGTGAGGCAGAAAAGTATTTGGACTGACCCGTGAAGATGGGGCAGAGTTTGGCCCAACAGGTGATGCCTCCTTCAGAGGTGTACTGGCCCAGTGCCACTTCCAGGAAGAAGACTGGCAGCCCTCCCCCAAACAGGAAGATGAAGTAAGGGATGAGGAATGCACCTGGTTGAGAAAGACACCGGACAAAAGCTGATCAGTTAACTTCTCAGCGCTTCAACCACTTTGGCTTTGTACATCTCCTACTTACCTCCACCATTCTTATAACAAAGGTAAGGGAAACGCCAGACATTTCCTAATCCGACGAAGCCTCCGGCTACGGACAAAACAAAGTCGAGCTTGCTGGCCCACTTCTCCCTCTGCGGAGCCTTGCCTTCGGCCTCATCTTCAGGCCGCGTGCCTGGGCTCTTCCCCGGTGAGGGTTTCAACGTGTCCTTGTGGAAATCCTTCAGGCATTGAAGCTTCTCTTTCTGGGCCATGCTGCGGGCGACGTAACAGAGGGCGCGTGCTTAGTAAGTAAATGGACGTAGGCAGAGGTGAGCGGGACGAAGCGCCGGGCATTAGGGAGATAATATCGTCTCCCGATTGCGTTGCAGAGTGCTGCGTAATCACTGAGTACGTGAGATTCCCTGGCATGGCGCTAATCTTGCTAATCTGAGCATCTGATGCACCGAGGTCATTCGAGACGTGAGAAATGTTTGGGTGGCATAGTTAAATTGAAGCGAGTCTCGTCAAATTAAATCAATTGGAAAGGTAGAATCGTCACGCCAACCTGCGTTTTTAATAATAATCGAATTCGAACCGACATTGGAATGAAGTGGAAAGCGATTTTCAAATTGGAGAAGCTGCAGTTTTGagggaaatttttttttttgtatcaataGGCTTATGTTTTTTATatgtgtttgtatttttatttataatatACTGATTGGGGAAAATCATAATATTAAGGGGGGGGGATCTGACgagattatttttcaaaatcaatCCAACACGAGTCGCCATCAACTAGCAAAAAGGTTAATTAACCCGGTTTCCATGGTTGAATAGCAAGGGAATTAAATTAACATAATATGCACTTCCAGTAAGAGTTGACATTTATCTTGTGCCACAGCACTCATAGGTCCAAATTTAGAGAGGAAGATAACGCCTAGCCTGCTTACACACAAGCTTACACCAAGGCCAATCATTATAATGTAACTTTCCAGGAAAGATAAAATGTCTTAATTGACATGGCACAGTATTCCATTTCCTGACCAGCAAGAGTGGGTCAAAACATATTGTGAAACATGAGGTGAATTGCCCAAAGCAAACAAAAGCAAGGCGACCATAAATAACATTTTACAACCCTTCGTCAAACTTTCAACGTTCATACTGGGATCGACAAGTTCTTTCACCTCAACAGACCTTGGTCCAAGTGTGAGCAATGTGTCATTATTTTCTGGCATTTTTTTCACCTCCTTGTTATGCATGACAAGTCAAACTGAGTGGCTTTTCATTCTCCAGCCTCATTGCATAACTGGATCGCACCCACACCATTTCTCATCCTCTCGCTGCCTTTCCTCTCTTTTGCTCCTGTAATGCTCCTGCACCTGCTCGCCTGACTTCTGGTACCGCTGCTGTTCAATCAAACTGTCTTTTTGGGATTTAATACGATTCATTTGcatcaataaatataaaaatctgTCAAGTTTTCTGAAGTAGTTTTGCAATTTTCTAGAAGCCACCATTTCTATCTGCCGGATTGTGAAAGTAATTCACGAACACAGAAGATAGATGTCTGAATTAAATTATCCACATAACCTTCCAACAAATATGATTTGATTGTtatgattaaaataattaaaaaaaaaaaacaatgacaagtACTCCCcctaaacacaacacacactctACTgaagacaataaaataaaacttacatttccttcatggctgcaacaataTCAAAGTTTGTCGTCGTCAGCTGTCACCATTCCTCTGTACTAAGTGTATTTATGCCAGCTCGGGTCACTCGAAGTGGAGCTGACAGCAGGGCCCGCCCCTCGGCTAAAGACAATTAAATCCAAAGCAGGGATTGGACGGAGCCTTGCTTTGACAGACAACTCAGGTACAAACATGGGAGACTG is a window from the Syngnathus scovelli strain Florida chromosome 2, RoL_Ssco_1.2, whole genome shotgun sequence genome containing:
- the LOC125989084 gene encoding sodium- and chloride-dependent taurine transporter isoform X1 — encoded protein: MKEIMAQKEKLQCLKDFHKDTLKPSPGKSPGTRPEDEAEGKAPQREKWASKLDFVLSVAGGFVGLGNVWRFPYLCYKNGGGAFLIPYFIFLFGGGLPVFFLEVALGQYTSEGGITCWAKLCPIFTGIGYASIVIVSLLNIYYIVILAWGLYYLFQCFQPELPWAKCKQPWNTENCVEDTVRKNKSLWLMANATNFTSPVTEFWERNVLSISSGIEEIGPLKWDLALCLLAVWVICFFCIWKGVKSTGKVVYITATFPFVMLIVLLVRGVTLPGASEGIKFYLYPNLTRLQDPEVWIDAGTQIFFSYAICLGAMTSLGSYNKYKYNCYRDCLLLGVLNSGTSFVSGFAIFSVLGFMAQEQGVDIADVAESGPGLAFIAYPKAVSMMPLPTFWAILFFIMLLLLGLDSQFVEVEGQITSIVDLYPALLRQGYRREIFIAIMCFLSYLLGLAMVTKGGMYVFQLFDYYAASGVCLLWVAFFECIAVAWVYGVDNFYDAVEDMIGYRPNPWMKWSWTIITPVLCMGCFVFSLVKYKPLTYNKVYEYPDWAIGLGWCLALSSMICIPMVMVIKILQSEGPLIERIKAVAAPAKSGVSSRPKEYMVPKNSELTQPLDPNGNSGSIKPTHTIVETTMKCNGENGGSKD
- the LOC125989084 gene encoding sodium- and chloride-dependent taurine transporter isoform X2, whose amino-acid sequence is MAQKEKLQCLKDFHKDTLKPSPGKSPGTRPEDEAEGKAPQREKWASKLDFVLSVAGGFVGLGNVWRFPYLCYKNGGGAFLIPYFIFLFGGGLPVFFLEVALGQYTSEGGITCWAKLCPIFTGIGYASIVIVSLLNIYYIVILAWGLYYLFQCFQPELPWAKCKQPWNTENCVEDTVRKNKSLWLMANATNFTSPVTEFWERNVLSISSGIEEIGPLKWDLALCLLAVWVICFFCIWKGVKSTGKVVYITATFPFVMLIVLLVRGVTLPGASEGIKFYLYPNLTRLQDPEVWIDAGTQIFFSYAICLGAMTSLGSYNKYKYNCYRDCLLLGVLNSGTSFVSGFAIFSVLGFMAQEQGVDIADVAESGPGLAFIAYPKAVSMMPLPTFWAILFFIMLLLLGLDSQFVEVEGQITSIVDLYPALLRQGYRREIFIAIMCFLSYLLGLAMVTKGGMYVFQLFDYYAASGVCLLWVAFFECIAVAWVYGVDNFYDAVEDMIGYRPNPWMKWSWTIITPVLCMGCFVFSLVKYKPLTYNKVYEYPDWAIGLGWCLALSSMICIPMVMVIKILQSEGPLIERIKAVAAPAKSGVSSRPKEYMVPKNSELTQPLDPNGNSGSIKPTHTIVETTMKCNGENGGSKD